TCCATCGTCACCGAGCCGGGCGCTTCGAGCCAGATCAGCTTCGTGTTCGGCTGGATCAGGTCGGCGATGCCCGCGCCGATCATCGGATCGTAGTAGCGCGCGGTGATGCCGAAGTCCTTCGCGAGCCACTCGGCGTGATCGCGATTCGGCGAATAGACGTTGTCGGGGATCAGCACGTCGTCGCCCGATTTCACGAGCCCGAAATACACGTTCGAGATCGACGACAGGCCGGATGGCTGCAACAGCGCGTGGTTGCCGCCTTCGAGCGCGGCAAGGCGCTGCGCGAGCGCGATCGAGGTCGGCGTTGCGTGCAGGCCGTAGCGCCATTGCGCGTCGTTGCGCCAGTCGAGCGCGCGCATCGCCGCGAGGTCCGGGAAAACGACCGTCGAGGCGCGCGCCACGGGCACCGAGAACGATTCCCAGCCGGGCGTGAGCTGATCGTTCGGCTGGACGATGCGGGTCTGCAAACCGTGCTTTGGAGTCTTTTGAGTCATGGTCAAGGAAAGTTGGATTCGTCTGTGATGCGCGCGGCGCTTATTCGCCGATCGTCAGATTGCTCACGCCGTTGACGGGCTGGCCGCCGGTGCGCGGCTGCGGCGCGGACTGTTGCGTGGACTGTTGCGCCGGTTTCTGAGCCTGAACGGGCGCGGCCGACGGCGCTTTCTGCCCCGCTGCGAGCGGCCGCAACGAAAATTCCAGCGGATTGGAATCGTCGACGTTCATGCGCTCGCCTTCGATCGAGCCATCCGCGGCGAACTTGCCGACCCAGTTGCCCGTGATATGCGTGCCGTCGTTGGATTCTTCGACTTCGAGCGTGTCGCCGTCGCGGTCGCCCGCGATCAGGATGACCTCGCCCGTGTCGGCGAACTGATACTCGCCGTGTACGCCGGACGGGTCGTCGGTTTTCGCACCCAGCCGCAGCACGATCTGACGCTTGCCGAGCGTGCCCGCGTACTGCGGAAACTTCGCGAACTCGGGGCTCGGCTTGAGCGGCAACTGGATCGGCGGCGGCGCCGCGAGTTGCTTGACGGCGTCGCTTTCCGCGTGAGTCGCGACGGGCATCGCCGCCGCGACGGCTAATGCCGCCGCCGCGATCATCGCGGGCCACGACGCCTTGTGTTTCGAGCTGGTTTCCTGCATCCGTTATTTCCTTTCAACCGGCATGACGGCGTTCTGCGCACGCCTGACAACGCCCGATACCTCGAGAACCCGCTGCGACGGGTTATACCGCAAGTTCGTTCAGCGACGGAGCGGCGCGACGCCAGGTCATCGCCGCCCCGTCCCGTCTCGCGAACGGATCAGATCCGTTCGAAGATCGCTGCAATGCCCTGCCCGCCGCCGATGCACATCGTCACGAGCGCATAACGGCCGCCGATACGCTGCAACTCGTACAGCGCCTTGACGGTGATCAGCGCGCCCGTCGCGCCGATCGGATGACCGAGCGAAATACCCGAGCCGTTCGGGTTCACCCGGGCGGGATCGAGGCCCAGTTCCTTGCTGACGGCGCAGGCTTGTGCCGCAAACGCTTCGTTCGCTTCGATCACGTCGAGATCGCCGACCTTCAGGCCGGCGCGCTCCAGCGCCTTCTGCGTCGCGGGCACGGGGCCGATGCCCATGTAATTCGGATCGACGCCCGCATGCGCGTATGCAACCAGCCGGCCAAGCGGCTTTGCGCCGCGCTTCTCGGCGACGCTGCGCTCCATCAGCACGACGGCCGCCGCCGCGTCGTTGATGCCCGACGCATTGCCCGCCGTGACCGTGCCGTTTTCCTTGGCGAACACGGCCTTCAGTTTCGCGAAGTCGTCGGCCGTCGCGTTCATGCGGACGTGCTCGTCCGTGTCGAAGACGGTGTCGCCTTTCTTCGACGCAATCGTGATGGGGAGAATCTGTTCCTTGAAGTAGCCGCTCTCGATCGCCTTCGCGGCGCGGCGGTGCGATTCGAGCGCGAGCGCGTCCTGTGCGTCGCGCGAGATGTCGTATTTCTTCGCGACGTTTTCGGCCGTCACGCCCATGTGGATCGACTGAAACGGGTCGTGCAGCGCGCCGAGCATCATGTCGACGATGCTGGCGTTGCCCATGCGCTGGCCGAAGCGCGCCGACGGCATGATGTACGGCGCGCGGCTCATGCTTTCCGCGCCGCCGCCGATCGCGATATCCGCGTCGCCGAGCAGCACCGATTGCGCCGCCGATACGATTGCCTGCAAGCCCGAGCCGCACAACCGGTTCACGGTGAGCGCAGGCGCATGCTGCGCGACGCCACCGTTGAGCGCTGCGACGCGCGCAAGGTACATGTCTTTCGGCTCGGTATGGATGACGTTGCCGAACACGACATGGCCGACTTCGTCGCCGGCGACGCTCGCACGCGATAACGCCTCGCGCACGACGCGCGCGCCGAGATCCGTCGGCGCGAAGTCTTTGAGGCT
This is a stretch of genomic DNA from Paraburkholderia caribensis. It encodes these proteins:
- the bktB gene encoding beta-ketothiolase BktB, whose translation is MQREVVVVSGVRTAIGDFGGSLKDFAPTDLGARVVREALSRASVAGDEVGHVVFGNVIHTEPKDMYLARVAALNGGVAQHAPALTVNRLCGSGLQAIVSAAQSVLLGDADIAIGGGAESMSRAPYIMPSARFGQRMGNASIVDMMLGALHDPFQSIHMGVTAENVAKKYDISRDAQDALALESHRRAAKAIESGYFKEQILPITIASKKGDTVFDTDEHVRMNATADDFAKLKAVFAKENGTVTAGNASGINDAAAAVVLMERSVAEKRGAKPLGRLVAYAHAGVDPNYMGIGPVPATQKALERAGLKVGDLDVIEANEAFAAQACAVSKELGLDPARVNPNGSGISLGHPIGATGALITVKALYELQRIGGRYALVTMCIGGGQGIAAIFERI